The stretch of DNA GCGACCCAGTTGGCCGTCGTGGTGGCGCTGAGCTCCACCCGTTCGCCGGTGCCGCGGTCGTCCCAGGTGAGGAGCGGGCGGCCGGGCTCGCGCACGGCGGGGAGGAGGTCGGCGAGGGTCGTCACGGCGCCATCCTCGCAGGGACCGCCGCCGGTCGAGTGCCCCGTCCCGGCCCCTGGCGTGCCGTCCGGACCCCTGCCACGCGGCGCGACACGCCGGAGACGGCGCGGATCGTGCAATTCGGCTTGACGTATGGCAGCGCCAGGCGTGTAATTACGGACATGTCATTCGATCTGGGTCTGCCACTGTCCCCCGAAGAGGAGCTCATGTGGCAGGAGCGTGCGCTCTGTGCCCAGACCGACCCGGAGGCCTTCTTCCCCGAGAAGGGCGGGTCCACGCGCGAGGCGAAGCGGGTCTGCCTGACGTGCGACGTGCGCGGCGAGTGCCTCGACTACGCCCTCGCCCACGACGAGCGGTTCGGCATCTGGGGCGGTCTCTCCGAGCGTGAGCGGCGCAAGCTGAAGAAGCGCGCCTGAGCCGCCCCGCCGGGACGGCGGGCCCTTTCGCGCCCCGCTAGGTTGGCGGGCATGGACGAGCGCGTGACCGACGAGGACGCACCCGCCCTCCCGGCCTGGCGCTCGGCGCCGCCCACGGTGGGCGCGGTCCTCGTGACCCACGACGGCGGACGCTGGCTGCCGCAGGTGCTCGCGTCGTTCTCGGCGCTGGAGCACGCCCCCACCAGCTGGCGCGTGGTCGACGTCAGCTCGACCGACGACGGCCCCGAGCTCGTGCGCGAGGCGTTCGGCCCCGACCGCGTGACCTACGCCCCGGCCGGCACGGGCTTCGGTGCCGCCGTGCGGCTCGCGGTCGACACGATGCCCCGCACCGACTGGCTGTGGCTGCTGCACGACGACGCGATCGTCGAGCCGGGGGCGCTGGCCGCCCTCCTCGACGAGGCCACCGCGGCCGACGACGTCGCCGTGGCCGGCCCCAAGATCCGTGAGTGGCCGTCGCTGCGGCGCCTGCTCGAGGTCGGGCTGACGGTCACCTCGACCGGTGTCCGCGAGACCGGCCTGGAGACGGGGGAGCCCGACGCGGGCCAGCACGACTGGCCGAAGGACGTGCTCGCCGTCGACACGGCGGGCATGCTCGTGCGCCGCGACGTGTGGGACGAGCTCGACGGGCTGTCCCCGGACCTGCCGTTGTACTTCGACGACATCGACCTCGGCTGGCGCGTGGCGCGGGCCGGGTACCGCACCCGGATCGCCCCGCGTGCGGTGATCTTCCACGCCGAGGCCTCGCGCCGCGGGATCCGCCGACGTGCGGCCGGCGACGTCGAGCCCGCCGAGCAGCGGCGCGCCGCGCTGCACACGATGCTCGCCAACACCTCGGGCCCCCGCTTCTGGTGGCAGTACGTGCGGCTGCTCGTCGGCTCGCTGCTGCGGACCCTGGGGCTCGTGCTCTCCGCCCACCCCGAGGCGGCCGGTGACCAGCTGCAGGCCGTCGCGTCGGTCTACGGACGGCCGGGCCGGCTCCGCGCGGCACGACGCCGGCGGGCGGCCACGGCCCGGCGCGACGACCGCGCCGTCCGTCACCTGTTCGCACCGTTCTGGCTGCCGTACCGGCACGGCTTCGACACCGCACGCGACGTCGCCGCCGCCCTGGTGCGGCCCGAGGCGGTCGAGACCACGGGCCGACGGTCGACCCTCGACGACGACGGCGACGCCGTCGTCACGCTGGACGACGGGCCGCCCCTCTGGGTGCGTCGACCCTGGCTGGTCACCGTGGGGGTGCTCGTCGTGCTCTCGCTCGTGGCCGGGCGCTCGCTGCTGACCGGGGCGGGCGACAGCATCCTGACCGGCGGCGCCCTGGGCGTCACGCCCGGCTCGGCCGGCGACTGGTGGCGCCTGTGGTTCGAGCGGTCCCACGAGATCGGTCTCGGCGGCACCGGCCTCGTGTCCCCGGCGGTGCTCCTGCTGGCCGTGGCGGCCACACCGATCTGGCCGTCGCCTGGTCTGCTGGTGGCCGTGCTGCTCCTGCTCTCGGTGCCGCTCGCCGCGCTGACGGCCCACCGCCTCGGTCGCAGGCTGACCGACCACCGTCGGCTGCGGATCGTCTGGGCCGTCGGGTACGGCCTCACCGTCGCCGCCTCCGGTGCGGTGGCCCAGGGCCGGCTCGGCACGGTCGTCGCCCTCGTCGTGCTGCCCGTCGTCGTCGTGACCACGCTGCAGGTCGCGGGTGTCGACCCGCTCTCGCAGCGCGCCTCGTGGCGGACCGCCGTGCGGTGGGGGGTGTGGGTGGCCGTCGGCGCCGCCTTCGCGCCCGTCGTCCTGCCGCTCGCGCTCCTCGGTGCGCTCGTGGTCGCGGCGCTCGACCCCCGCCTCGTCCGCCGGCTCCTCCTCGGTGTCGCCGTGGCCGTCCTGCTGCTCGGTCCGTGGGTGGTCGGCCGCCTCCTCCACCCGGGGCTGTGGTGGTGGGAGAGCGGGTCGCCGCTCGCCGGGGGCGACCCGGGCTGGCGGACCGCCCTGGGTCTCGTCGTCGGTCGCGCAGGCGTGCCCGAGCAGGCCCCGGTCTGGCTCGGCGTCGGTCTCGTGGTGCTCGCCGTGCTCGCCCTGGCGTCCCGCGCCGCGCGCGCCGTCGTGGTCGTCTGCTGGACCCTCGCCCTCCTCGCCCTCGGCGTCGCCGTGCTCGGCGTCGTGCTGCCGGGCGGCGTCCCGGGGACGTCCGTCGACGTGCGCGCGTGGGTGGGCGTCCCGGCCGGTGCCGTCGCGCTCGCGCTCGGGACCGCTGCACTCGTCGGCGTGCCACCGCTCGTCGAGGGACGAGGACGCGCCTGGGTGGGGTCGGCCTTGGTCCTGGCCCTGCTGCTGCCGGTCGGCACGGCCGCCTGGTGGGTCGTGCGCGGCGTCGACGACCCGCTCGAGCGCGGCCGGCCCGACACCGTGCCGGCGTTCCTGACCGACCGGGGCGCCGACACCGTCGTCGTCACCGGCACGACCGGACGCGGCCTCGAGGTCGAGGTCGTGCGCGGCGAGGGGCCGCTCGTCGGCGCCGAGGGCCTGCGTCCGCCCGAGGCGTCGCGTCGTGCCCTGGTCGACGCCGTGGAGCGACTGGTGTCGGCGCCGGGCACGCAGGCCGTGAGCAGCCTGTCCGACCTCGGCGTCGGCGCCGTCTACGCGCCCGACGTCGACACCGAGGTCGCGCGCGCCCTCGACGCCGCGCCCGGGCTCGAGCCGTCGGGCAGCGAGTCGCCCACGTCGCGGGTCTGGACGCTCGCCGAGCCGACGCAGCCGGCGCGCCCCGAGGCGCCGGCGTGGCGGCCGTTCCTGGCCGCGGGCCAGGTGCTGCTCTGGCTCGTCGCCGTCGTGCTGACCGCGCCGGTGCGCCGCCGACCGTCGACCCCGGACGACACGCCCTCCGGTGACGTGACGTCCGGCGGCGGTCGTCGTGTCCGCACGGACGAGGTGGGCTCGTGAGCGGGGGAAGGCGCGTCGAGCGCCAGCCCAGCCGCGGGCCCCGCCGAGCGCCCGGCCGCAGGTCCAGTGCCGCCGGGGACGCCGCCCGCCGCCGTCCGCGCACGGGCGGTCGACGGTCCGGGCTGCCCGCCCTGCTGCCCGCGCTCGCCGCGCTCCTGGTGCTGCTGGCCGCGCTGGTCGGCACCTCCGACGACCCCGGCGAGGCCCCCCGCGCCGTGCCCGTGCAGGAGACGCGGTACGCGTGTGCCGGAGGCCCCGGACTCGTCACGGGACAGGTCGAGGCCGGCCGCTCCGCGTCCGCCAGGCTGTCGCCCGGCGGCGACGAGGTCGCCGACGTCGTCGACCCGGCCCGCTGGGTCCGCTCGGACCTCGCCCGGGCCCTCGGCCGGGGCGACCGGTCGCTCGTCGTGACCCAGCGCGGCGAGGGTTCCGGCGGGGTCGGGTTCGTCACCGGCGTCCTCGGGGCGGCCCGCGGCGACGGACTGGTCGTCGGACGTTGTCCGGGGGTCGTCGACGACGCCTGGTACGCCGGACTCGGGTCCGCGCAGCGTCACCTCGGCGTCCTCGTCCTGACCAACCTGTCGCAGACGCCCGCCGTCCTCGACGTCACGCTCTGGTCGCCCGAGGGTCCGGTCGACGCCGTGGGGGGCGAGGGTCTCGTCGTCGAGGCCGGCTCGACCCGCACCGTCCGGCTCTCCGACCTCGCCGCCGGCGAGGACGTCCTCGGCGTGCACGTGGCGCGGCGTCGCGGCGCCGTCGCGGTCGCCGCGCTCGACACCTCGACGGGCAGCGCCCAGGGCTCGGAGCTGGTCAGCCCCATGGCCTCGCCCTCGCGTCGCGTGGTGCTCGCCGGCCTCGTGGGCCGCGGCACCCGGACGCTCAGCGTGCTCAACCCGGGGGAGACGACGGCACGCGCTCGCGTGGAGGTGCTGGGGCCCGACGGGACGTTCGCGCCGGA from Aeromicrobium erythreum encodes:
- a CDS encoding WhiB family transcriptional regulator translates to MSFDLGLPLSPEEELMWQERALCAQTDPEAFFPEKGGSTREAKRVCLTCDVRGECLDYALAHDERFGIWGGLSERERRKLKKRA
- a CDS encoding glycosyltransferase family 2 protein, whose product is MDERVTDEDAPALPAWRSAPPTVGAVLVTHDGGRWLPQVLASFSALEHAPTSWRVVDVSSTDDGPELVREAFGPDRVTYAPAGTGFGAAVRLAVDTMPRTDWLWLLHDDAIVEPGALAALLDEATAADDVAVAGPKIREWPSLRRLLEVGLTVTSTGVRETGLETGEPDAGQHDWPKDVLAVDTAGMLVRRDVWDELDGLSPDLPLYFDDIDLGWRVARAGYRTRIAPRAVIFHAEASRRGIRRRAAGDVEPAEQRRAALHTMLANTSGPRFWWQYVRLLVGSLLRTLGLVLSAHPEAAGDQLQAVASVYGRPGRLRAARRRRAATARRDDRAVRHLFAPFWLPYRHGFDTARDVAAALVRPEAVETTGRRSTLDDDGDAVVTLDDGPPLWVRRPWLVTVGVLVVLSLVAGRSLLTGAGDSILTGGALGVTPGSAGDWWRLWFERSHEIGLGGTGLVSPAVLLLAVAATPIWPSPGLLVAVLLLLSVPLAALTAHRLGRRLTDHRRLRIVWAVGYGLTVAASGAVAQGRLGTVVALVVLPVVVVTTLQVAGVDPLSQRASWRTAVRWGVWVAVGAAFAPVVLPLALLGALVVAALDPRLVRRLLLGVAVAVLLLGPWVVGRLLHPGLWWWESGSPLAGGDPGWRTALGLVVGRAGVPEQAPVWLGVGLVVLAVLALASRAARAVVVVCWTLALLALGVAVLGVVLPGGVPGTSVDVRAWVGVPAGAVALALGTAALVGVPPLVEGRGRAWVGSALVLALLLPVGTAAWWVVRGVDDPLERGRPDTVPAFLTDRGADTVVVTGTTGRGLEVEVVRGEGPLVGAEGLRPPEASRRALVDAVERLVSAPGTQAVSSLSDLGVGAVYAPDVDTEVARALDAAPGLEPSGSESPTSRVWTLAEPTQPARPEAPAWRPFLAAGQVLLWLVAVVLTAPVRRRPSTPDDTPSGDVTSGGGRRVRTDEVGS
- a CDS encoding DUF5719 family protein, which produces MSGGRRVERQPSRGPRRAPGRRSSAAGDAARRRPRTGGRRSGLPALLPALAALLVLLAALVGTSDDPGEAPRAVPVQETRYACAGGPGLVTGQVEAGRSASARLSPGGDEVADVVDPARWVRSDLARALGRGDRSLVVTQRGEGSGGVGFVTGVLGAARGDGLVVGRCPGVVDDAWYAGLGSAQRHLGVLVLTNLSQTPAVLDVTLWSPEGPVDAVGGEGLVVEAGSTRTVRLSDLAAGEDVLGVHVARRRGAVAVAALDTSTGSAQGSELVSPMASPSRRVVLAGLVGRGTRTLSVLNPGETTARARVEVLGPDGTFAPEGLDEVRVRPGSVTRVSLPGSVGDGPAALRVVSDEPVVASASVASDGDLSVLEDVGDWTGGALVPVGGAVGEPDLLLTAPGDAGRTVVVEGRGPDLARRDRAEVSVPAGSTVRVDLGRVLDLDGVSSVLVRSDGGVVGAAQYTAGGRQASLALQAAPVDVLTPRVRPAP